CCTCGCATCGCCGCCACAAGGTGTGGGTCAATACGCTCAAGGGTTTCGACGAGCCCATGGGCGACCGGGTGGGCCGGCGCATCGCGGCGCTCAAGCCCGGCCACTACACGCGCATGGGGCCGGCGATCCGCCACGTGACCCAGGAGCTCGCCAAGCGCCCCAACCGCCACCGGCTGCTGCTGGTGCTCACCGACGGCAAGCCCAACGACACCGACTACTACGAGGGGCGCTACGGCATCGAGGACACCCGCCGGGCGGTGCTCGAGGCGCGCCAGCAGGAGGTGCGGGTGTTCGGCGTCACCGTCGACAGCGAGGGGCACCGCTACGTGCCGCACCTGTTCGGCCGCGGCAGCTACGCCATCGTCAACCGGCCCGAGCACCTGTCGCTGGCGCTACCGGGCATCTATCGTCAGATCATCGGTTCCTGAGGAGGGATGACCATGACCAACCCCCGTCTCGCCGTCGCCGTTGTCGTCGGGCTCGCCATCGGCCTGGCGGTGGTGCTGCCCATCGCCTGGCTGATCAACAACCGCGACTGGGGCGTGGGCCTGATGCTCGCCGTGCCCTTCATCGTCTACGGGATGATGCGCCTGGCCCGCGTGCTCGAAGCCTGGGCACGCAACCCGCCGACGCTGCCGCACTCGTCGACTCGCGACCGGCCTCCCCGCTAGCGGCAAGCGAAAGCCAGTAACGCATCGCCCGGCCATTCGGCCGGGCGATGTCGTTCAGTTCCACTGCGGCTCAGATCAGCCGCGGCGCCGCGTAGCCGGCACCGATCAGCGTCAGCGTCAGCAGCACCAGCCCGACGAAGGTGCCCTTCCAGGCCGGCGTCGCCGCGCGCAGGTTGAGATAGACCATCAGCAGCCGCTGGGCCTTGAACCCGGTGGCGACCAGCACCAGCAGCGCCGAGGCCAGCGGCAGCGGCGCCCAGTTGGCCTGGTCCAGGCGCGCGGAGAACATCGCCACCAGCGTCAGCGTCATCAGCGTCAGCCAGGTGATGATCAAACGTCGGGTGCCGGGGAGTGCGGTCATGGTCACCTCAGGAGAGAGCCTTCAGCGTAAGAGATAGACAAGCGGATAGAGCAGAATCCAGATCAGATCGACCATGTGCCAGAAGGCGGCCGCCGTCTCGACGTTCTCGGTCGAGGTGCGCCAGCTCACCAGCGCCAGCAGCCCCAGGCCGAACAGCACGTGGGCGAAGTGAAAGGCGGTCAGGCCGTAGTAGTAGCCGAAGAACAGGTGCGTCTCGGGGGTAATGCCGGCGGAGAACTTGCCCGCGTATTCGACGAGCTTGATGACGCAGAACAGCACCCCGAGCCCCATGCTCGCCGCCAGCCACTGCCGTGCCCGCCGGCGCCCGCCGGCGCTGATCGCCTCCACGGCGAGCGCCACGCACAGCCCGCTGGTGAGCAGCACCAGGGTATTGAGCCCGCCCATCAGCGGGTCGAGATTCTGCTGGGCGGCGTTGAAGCCGGCGACGTCGCCGGCGCGCTGCCAGGCATAGAGGGCGAAGAAGGCGGTGAAGACCACCACCTCGCTGAGGATCAGCACCCACATCAGCGGGTTGCCGGGCAGCGCCGAGAGCGGCCCCCAGCCCGGGTTGGGCAGGGGGCGGGCGGGGCTGGCGTCAGTCATGCAGGCTCACGCGGGCGCCGCCGAGCCACAGGCTGCGCGGGGCGTCGATGGGGCGACCCGCCATCAGCCGATGGATGCCCACCCCACAGCGCCCCACCATCCAGATCAGGCAGGCGGTGAAGAAGGCGTAGCCCAGCGCCCAGGGCGCCCAGGCGGAGGCGCCGACCAGGCCCAGCACATGCCAGGCCGCCAGAAAGATCGCGGCGCCGACGATGCCCAGCCAAAAGGTGCGGATCTGGAACTGCAGGTGGGTAGCGACCCAGTCGGCTACGTGGCGCCGGCGCAGATGGGCCAGCAGCACGCCAACCGGGGCCGTGACCACGGCCAGGACGCTGCCGAGGAAGAGAATGTAGATCACCGCGGCGAGCTTGGTGCCGCGCTCGTCGGCCTGGGCTGCGCTCGGGGGGAAGGTCGCGGAATTCGAGGTCATGGCCACCTCCTGGTCGGGTCGGCTGGCAGGCGACCGGTTCGCCCGCTCGTTCTGGGTCCTACTGTGCCGCAGCCCGGCGGAAACATCCTTGTCGCAGATCAATGCCCGACCGTTTTGCTCGGGAATAGGGGGTGGTGGGATGTCGCAGGTGATCGGCGCGCTGAGCAGGTCAGCTTCGATTCGAGGTGAGCAAACTAGAAACCGATTTGTTGATACGCATCAACTCTGGCGGGCCGTTTCCGTCCTAGCTTTCTATCGTGGCCTGCGCCTCCGCTAGGTAACCGCAGGAAGTCAGGCCGCAAGTGCTGTCACATTTATCCCGCGTTCGAGGCATCTGCGTGCCTCGAGAGGAGCGACTGCCATGGCCAAGCAAAAAGTCAGGGACATTACCCCAACCGCCGGTGATGCTGCTGCACCGTCGTCCGCGCGTTCTCAGGAAATGAGCCCGTTTCGTGACCTGGACCGCATGTTCGATCGTTTTCTCGAGCGAGGATGGGGGCACCCGCTGCGCTGGGATCTGCCGGTTTTCGAGCGGCTGGCCACCGGGTCCCGCATCCCCAAGGTCGACGTCATCAATCGGGATGCGGAGGTCGTGATACGTGCCGAACTTCCCGGTATGGCGCGTGAGGACCTGGATGTCTCGGTCACCGACAGCACCGTGACGATCAAGGGGGAGAGTCACAAGGAGTCCAAGGAGGAGAGCGGCGAGTACTATCGCTGTGAAATCTCCCATGGCAGCGTAGAGCGTACGGTTGCCCTGCCTTGCGAAGTCGACGCTGAAAAAGCCGAGGCCAAATTCAACAACGGCCTGCTGGAGCTGACGCTGCCGAAGGTCAAGGAGGTTCCTCGGCGCAAGCTCGATATCAAGTAGACGAGCACCGGGCACGGGACCGGCCGTGCCGACCGGTCCCGTGCCGTAAACGATCAGCAACGCCTGGCATGGCGGGAGGGAAGGCCGGCTTCCTCCGTCAGGCCATGCAGCGCGTGGAGGTCGAGCAGCTCGACCTCCTTGCCGGTGACTTTGAGCAGACCCTGGTCGACGAAGCGCCGGAACGTGCGGCTCGTGGTCTCCGGAGCGAGCCCGAGGTAGTTGCCCAGGTCGAGACGGGACATGGGCAGGCGAAACCGAGTCCGCGACAGACCGCGTCGACCGAAGCGCTGACTCAGGTTGATCAGCATGATGGCCAGGCGCTGCTCGGCCGTTCGTCGCGACACCACCTGCAACAGCTTGTGCTCGTCGAAGATCTCCTTGCTCATGACCCGTAGCAGTTGATGCTGCAATCCGGGAAGCTTGCGCGACAGGATCTCCAATTGGGAGAAGGGGATCCGACAAACGCTGGTGGTTTCCAGAGCCTCGATGGCGGTGGGATGACTCCCGCTGCCGATGGCATCCAGCGCGACCAGCTCGCCAGGCAGGTGGAAAGCGATGACCTGACTCTCTCCATCGTGACCCAGCAGGCTGCTCTTGAGGCAGCCGCTTAGCACGGCATAGATGGCGCTGAAGGGCTGGCCCGGACGGCACAGCTTCTCTCCCTTCCTCAGGGGGCGGCTGCGCTCGACGATGCGATCCAACTCGTCGGTGTCCTTGCGATCCAGGGCGACCGGCAAGCAGAGTTCGCGCAGGCTACAGGCGCTGCACGCCTTGCGAATCTCGTGAAGTCGAATCAGTTGGCTACCGCTGCCGCTTTCCCCCATGGCAACACCTCAACCTGTACGCCACTTTTCACTAAGGGTAATCAAGTTATAGGACGAGGAAAGGTTGAGAGAGGCATATCCTCTCTTTTTCTTATCTTTTCCATACCCGCCACTCCGCAAGTACAAAAAAGCGGCGACCGAAGTCGCCGCCCTCTGAAGAAACCCAACCGGCTCAGCCCTGTTGCGGCTTGGCCCGAGCCGCGGCCAGCTCCTGCTCTTCGATCATGCGGTCGACGGAGGAGACGTAGTACTCCTCGTCGAACGCCCCTTCCGGCTCCTTCAGCCACACCAGGCAGATCAGCCAGCTGAGGAAGGCGCCGGTGGCGATGATGAAGAAGAACTGGGTCGGGGTAACGAAGGTGAAGATGGTCAGGTAGACCACCGCCCCCACGTTGCCGTAGGCGCCGGCCATGCCCGAGATCTGGCCGGTGATGCGGCGCTTGATCGAGGGAATGATGCCGAAGGTGGCGCCCTCCGCCCCCTGCACGAAGAAGGAGGTGAAGATGGTGATGGCGATGGCGATGACCAGCGGCCACTTGGCGTTGAGCAGGCCCATCAGCACGAAGCCGATGCCGATGCCGAACATGTAGCTGAGCATCACGAAGCGGCGGTTGCCCAGGCGGTCGGAGACCAGGCCGCCCATGGGGCGCGCCACCAGGTTGACGAAGGCGAAGGAGGAGGCGATCAGGCCGGCGGCGGCGGCGGTCAGGCCCCAGGTCTGCTCGAAGAACATCGGCAGCATCGAGACCACGGCCAGCTCGGCACCGAAGTTGGCGAAGTAGGTGCTGTTGAGCGCGGCCACGCTGTTGAACGAGTACTTGTCGTCCTCCGGCACGCCCTTCTTGAGGATCGGCACGTTGACGCGCAGGATCTGCACCACCTGATAGAGCACCACGGCGGCGATGACCAGGTAGGCGATGGTGGCGCCGGTGGTGGAGAGGTAGCCCAGGTTCTGGATGCGCCACACCAGGATGCCCAGCACGCCGACCAGCGGGATGGTCCACAGGATCAGCTTGATCATGTCGGCCCAGCTGCTGACCTCCATGGCCATCGCCTTGCGCGCCTTGCGGTGTGCCTTGGCGTCGGGGCCGTCGGTGATGGCGAACCAGTAGAAGACGCCGTAGGCGGCCATGACGATGGCGCTCTGGGCGATGGCCCAGCGCCAGCCCTCGGGGCCGCCGTACCAGGTGAGGGCGATGGTCGGCAGGGTCATGGCGGCGGCGGCGGAGCCGAAGTTGCCCCAGCCGGCGTAGAAGCCCTCGGCGAAGCCGATGTGCTTGGGCTTGAACCAAAGTGCGGTCATGTGGATACCCACCACGAAGCTCGCCCCCACGGAGCTCAGCACCAGGCGGGCGACGAGCAGCTGGGTCATGGAGTTGCCGAAGGCGAACACCAGGGCGGGAATCGACATCAGCACCATGAGCACCGAGAACACCCGGCGCGGTCCGAAGCGGTCGAGCGCCATGCCGACGATGATGCGCGCGGGTATGGTCAGCGCCACGTTGCAGATGGCGAACAGCTTGATGTCATCGGGGGTCAGCCAGTCGACGCTCTTGAGCATGCTCGAGGCGAGCGGCGCCATGTTGAACCAGACGTAGAAGGTGATGAAGAACGCGATCCAGGTCAGGTGCAGCGCCCGTATCTCGGGGGTGCGAAACTTGAATAGGTCGGCGACTTTCATGGTCGTATCATCCTGAGGTGAGAACTCGGTTAGCCACGCGTAACGGGATCGCCGCTCACGGGCTGGGCAGGATCAGCAGCGGGCATTCGACGCGTCGGGCGAGGAAGGAGCTGACCTTGCCGAAGGTCATGTAGTCGAGTTCGTCGACGAAGTAGCTCAGCGACTGGGCGATGATGCCGCCGTCGGGCTTGCTGCTGTGGCGGGCGATGACCAGGACGTCCGGCTGGTGCTTCTGGGTGGCCTGCAGCAGCATCTTGCGGGCGTCGCCCTCGGCCAGCACCCAATCGACCTCGAAGCCCTCCTGATGAGCGAACTCCGCGCCCTCCTTGAGGGCCGCCTTCATCTCCTCGTACTCCTGCTGGAACAGCGTCTCGTTGGCGTCGGTGGCGTCGCCGGGGTTCTCGGCCACGCCGACCAGGATCAACGTGGGAGCGTTGCAGCGAAACAGGCTGACGGTCTGGGCCAGGGCCAGCTTGGCGTTGCGCGAGCCGTCGTAAGCGATCATGACTTTCATGGTTTTCCCTCCCTAGAGGGGCAGGCTGGGGCCGTGCCGCCGGCAGGCTGCCGGAGGCACGGCTGACGGCATCACGGGTTCTTGATCTCGGCGCCGGGGCGCAGGTAGAACCACCAGTTGATCACCAGGCACACCGCGTAGAAGATCGCGAAGCCGTACATGGCGAGCTCGGGGGTGCCGGCGCGGATCTGACCGCCCATCACCACCGGGGCGATGAAGGCGCCGTAGGCGGCCACGGCGGAGGTCCAGCCCAGTACCGGGCCCTTCTGCTGGGCATCGAAGATCACGCCGATGGTGCGGAAGGTGGAGCCGTTGCCGATGCCGCTGGCGGCGAACAGAATCACGAACAGCAGCATGAACACGGCGAAGTAGCTGTTGGGGTCGGTGGAGTTGTAGGCCAGCATCATCACGTAGCCGGTCACCGCCGAGGCCACCACCATGATCACAGAGATCACCTGGGTGACGATGGAGCCGCCCACCTTGTCGGAGATCCAGCCGCCGATAGGGCGGATCAGGGCGCCGACGAAGGGGCCGATCCAGGCCCAGGTCAAGGCGCTGGGGCCGGCGGGGTTGGCCACGCGGGTGACGCTGCCGTCGGCGGCCACTTCCATCATGTTGCCGAAGATGACGTTGATCGAGAGCGGCAGGGCCGCGGAGAAGCCGATGAACGAGCCGAAGGTGAGGATGTAGAGCACCGTCATCGACCAGGTGTGCTTGTTCGAGAAGATCGCGAACTGCTTTTGGATGTTGGGCTTGATCTCGCCGGGGATCAGGCGCATCAGGCCCAGGGTCAGCAGGATGGTGACCGGCAGCGCGACCCACATGCCCAGCCAGGTGAGCGTGACGATACCCACGATGGTGGCGACGACACCTACGCCATAGAGCCCCAGGATCTTGCCGAAGGCCTGCATCGGTGTGCCCGGATGGGGCGTGATGGTGCGCAGGTTGTTCATGCCGAACCAGCCGAGGAAGGCCAGCGGCACCAGGAACACCAGCCAGATGAAGCCGGCATTCTGGATCCAGGTCGGTGTGCCGGCCTCGATGCGGCCGATCAGCGTGCCGCTGGAGCTCGTGAGCTCCATGGCGCCGCCGGCGATGGCGCCGAACAGGCCCACGGTCATCACCAGCGGGATCAGGATCTGCATGGTGGTGACGCCGAAGTTGCCGAGCCCGGCGTTCATGCCCAGCGCATAGCCCTGCTGCTTCTTGGGGAAGAAGGTCGAGATGTTGCTCATCGAGGCGGCGAAGTTGCCGCCGCCGATGCCCGAGAGCAGCGCCAGCGCCTGGAAGACCCAGAACGGCGTGTCGGGATTCATCAGCGCGATCCCGGTGCCGAAGGCCGGGATCATCAGCAGCGCGGTGGTCAGGAACACCGTGTTGCGCCCGCCGGCGATGCGGATCATGAACGAGGCGGGAATGCGCAGCGTGGCACCGGCGAGGCCGGCGATGGCGGTCAGCATGAAGAGCTGGTCGACGGCGAAGGGAAAGCCCAGGTTCTGCATCTGGGTGGTGATCATGCCCCACATCATCCACACCGCGAAACCCATCAGCAGGCTGGGGATGGAGATCCACAGGTTGCGCGAGGCGATGCGCTTGCCCGTCTGTTGCCAGAACTGCTCGTCCTCGACGTCCCAATGCTCGATGTCGGCATTCTTTGGTCTGCCGGCGCCGAGTTTGCCGATATCGGCACTCGTTTTAGCCATGACGTTTTCCCCTTGGTGGTTTCGCTGACCCCGCCTTGCGACTTCCGCCCTGACCGGGATCAATTCAGGTTCGGTTGAGGCAAAGATACGTCGCGCAACGAAGGGGCGAAACGGGCCGAAATTGCCCGAAAATCAGCGAAATACCACTTGAGGGGTAGCAGAGGTATTGAGGTAACCTGTTGTTTTTCAGTGCAGAGGTACAAGCGAGGAGCAAGAAAAAGGCGCCTTGCCGACGCCTGGAAGTCTTTGGAGGTATCCACACAGAACCTCCTTTCAAAGGGCGCTGGTCTACCGGTCGATGCCCTCCTGCACGGCCCACACCGCCGCCTCGACCCGCGAGCGCAGGTTGAGCTTCTTGAGCAGGTGCTTGACGTGCACCTTGACCGTGCCTTCGGTGATGTCGAGCTTGCGCGCGATCAGCTTGTTGGACAGCCCTGCGGCCAGTTCGCGCAGGATCTCGCGCTCGCGCTGGGTCAGGCTGTGGATGTCGGGTGTGGCCGGTGCCGAGCGCTGGTTGCGCAGCGCCTCGGCGAGCAGCGCGGTGAGGCTCTCGCTCACCACCATGCGCCCCAGTGCCGCCTGGCGCAGCTGGCGCACCATCTCCTCGGGCTCCATGTCCTTGAGCAGGTAGCCGTCGGCACCGCCACGCAGCGCCGCCACCAGGTCCTCCTCGTGGTCGGAGACGGTGAACATCACGATGCGCCCGGCGTAGCCCGACTCGCGTAGCGCCCTGAGGGTCTGGATGCCGTCCATGCCCGGCATGTTGAGGTCGAGCAGGATCATGTCCGGGTCGAGCTCTTCGGCCAGGCGCACGCCCTGTGCCGGCTCGCCGGTGTCGCCGACGAGCCGGAGGTCGTCCTCCAGCTCGAGCAGTTGGGCCACGCCGCGGCGCAGCAGCGGGTGGTCATCGATGATCAGGATACTGGCGGGGGTCTCGCTGACTGACTGGCCCATGATGTCTCAGTTTCCTTGGTCGTGAAGAAGGGAATCGGTCGCCGGCTGGCGAGTGATCAGGCGAGCCGTCTGCGGGGTGAAGGTCACCTCGATGCAGGTGCCGCCCGTGGCGCGGTTGGAGAGCTTCAGCTCACCGCCCAGGGTGTGGGCACGGTCGCGCATGATCACCAGCCCGTAGTGCATCGGTGGCGAGTCGCTGTCGGCCAGGCCGATGCCGTCGTCCTCGATGCGCAGGGTAATCCGGGCGTGATGGAAATTCACCGTCACCGCGGCCCAGTGGGCCTGGGCATGCTTGTGCGTGTTGCTCAGCGCCTCGCGGGCGATCTGCAGTACGTGGATCTCCTCGTTGGGGTTGAGCAGGTGGGGCGGCACGTCGTAGTGCATCTCCACCGGCGCGCCCATGCGCTCGGCGAACTCCTCGGTGGTCTGCAGCAGCGCCGTCTGCAGGCCCGGCCCCTCCAGCTTGAGGCGGAAGGTGGTGAGCAGCTCGCGCAGCTGGCGATAGGCGCTGTTGAGCCCGGTGCGCAGCTCGTCGAACACCGCCGCCTGGGCCTCGCGCGGCGCGTCCTTGGCCTGCATGCGCTCCAGCCGCGCCACCTGCATCTTGAGGTAGGAGAGCGACTGGGCCAGCGAATCGTGCAGCTCGCGGGCGATGATGGTGCGCTCGTTCATCAGCGAGACCTGCTGCTCCTCCTCGATGCGCCGTTGCAGGTAGACCGCGGTGGCCAGCTGGTCGGCCAGGGCGTTGAGCAGGCGCCGCACGCTGTCGGAGAGCGGCTGCTCCTTGGGGTACCAGATCTCCAGGGTGCCGAGCATCTCGTCGCCCACGCTCACCGGCAGCAGCACGCAGTCGCCCTCCTCGGTATCGGAGAGGCGCATCGGGCGGGGGGCGATCAGGCAGGCGTGGCAGTCGTGGTCGCGGCAGTAGCCGGGGCGTCGCGCGGCGTGGGTGGCAAGAATCGGCACCGGGCGGTCGTCGTGGGGGTCGTTGAGCAGCAGCCGGATGGGCCCGATCTCGAGCAGTGTCTCGACCTGGCGCAGCATCGGCGCGGCGCTGGCGCATAGATCGTTGCCGCCGCCGTAGAGCCAGCGGCTGCCGTCGTGCAGCACCTGCATCACCTGGCTGCTGCGCTCCAGCTCGCGGGTCTTGCGCTTGACCCGCTCCTCGAGGTCGGCGTAGCTGGTGCCGAGCTCCTCGGCCATGGTGTCGAAGGTGCGGCCGAGCAGGGCCAGTTCGTCGGCGCCCTTGAGCCGGGTGCGCACGGAGAAGTTGTGGCGTGCCGCCTCACCGGCCAGCACCATCAGCTGGCGCAGCGGCGCCACCAGGTTGTGGCGGATGTCGTAGAGCGCAATGGCCACGACCACCGCGGTGAGCCCCAGGAACAGGATCTGCAGGGCGCTGAGCAGGCGGATCTTGGCCTCGGTGTTCTGCTCGAGCTGGGAGACCATCTGGTCGATCTCGCTCACCAGGCCGTCGAGGGTACGATTGAGCGACTCGATGTTCACCGAGCGGCTGTCGACGGCCTCGTTGACCTCCGGCGCCAGCTCGTTGTGCCAGCGCGACAGCACCAGGCGGTACTGGCGCCTGAGCTCGTGAGCCTCGGAGACGGGAATGGCGCCGGTCAGCTCGTCGCTCTCCAGGCGCTCCTCGAAGCGGCGCTTGAGCACGTGCACCGCCGCCTGGTGCTCCATCGAGGGAAGGCGCTCGTAGCGCTGCAGGGCGGCGACGATCTGGTAGGTGTTCATGCGCAGCGAGCCGGCGACGTTGATCGCCGCGGCGTCGCCGCGGCTGCCGCCGGCCACCGC
This portion of the Billgrantia sulfidoxydans genome encodes:
- the fnr gene encoding fumarate/nitrate reduction transcriptional regulator Fnr; translation: MGESGSGSQLIRLHEIRKACSACSLRELCLPVALDRKDTDELDRIVERSRPLRKGEKLCRPGQPFSAIYAVLSGCLKSSLLGHDGESQVIAFHLPGELVALDAIGSGSHPTAIEALETTSVCRIPFSQLEILSRKLPGLQHQLLRVMSKEIFDEHKLLQVVSRRTAEQRLAIMLINLSQRFGRRGLSRTRFRLPMSRLDLGNYLGLAPETTSRTFRRFVDQGLLKVTGKEVELLDLHALHGLTEEAGLPSRHARRC
- a CDS encoding antiporter produces the protein MAKTSADIGKLGAGRPKNADIEHWDVEDEQFWQQTGKRIASRNLWISIPSLLMGFAVWMMWGMITTQMQNLGFPFAVDQLFMLTAIAGLAGATLRIPASFMIRIAGGRNTVFLTTALLMIPAFGTGIALMNPDTPFWVFQALALLSGIGGGNFAASMSNISTFFPKKQQGYALGMNAGLGNFGVTTMQILIPLVMTVGLFGAIAGGAMELTSSSGTLIGRIEAGTPTWIQNAGFIWLVFLVPLAFLGWFGMNNLRTITPHPGTPMQAFGKILGLYGVGVVATIVGIVTLTWLGMWVALPVTILLTLGLMRLIPGEIKPNIQKQFAIFSNKHTWSMTVLYILTFGSFIGFSAALPLSINVIFGNMMEVAADGSVTRVANPAGPSALTWAWIGPFVGALIRPIGGWISDKVGGSIVTQVISVIMVVASAVTGYVMMLAYNSTDPNSYFAVFMLLFVILFAASGIGNGSTFRTIGVIFDAQQKGPVLGWTSAVAAYGAFIAPVVMGGQIRAGTPELAMYGFAIFYAVCLVINWWFYLRPGAEIKNP
- the narL gene encoding two-component system response regulator NarL, which translates into the protein MGQSVSETPASILIIDDHPLLRRGVAQLLELEDDLRLVGDTGEPAQGVRLAEELDPDMILLDLNMPGMDGIQTLRALRESGYAGRIVMFTVSDHEEDLVAALRGGADGYLLKDMEPEEMVRQLRQAALGRMVVSESLTALLAEALRNQRSAPATPDIHSLTQREREILRELAAGLSNKLIARKLDITEGTVKVHVKHLLKKLNLRSRVEAAVWAVQEGIDR
- a CDS encoding Hsp20/alpha crystallin family protein, with the protein product MAKQKVRDITPTAGDAAAPSSARSQEMSPFRDLDRMFDRFLERGWGHPLRWDLPVFERLATGSRIPKVDVINRDAEVVIRAELPGMAREDLDVSVTDSTVTIKGESHKESKEESGEYYRCEISHGSVERTVALPCEVDAEKAEAKFNNGLLELTLPKVKEVPRRKLDIK
- a CDS encoding MFS transporter, with product MKVADLFKFRTPEIRALHLTWIAFFITFYVWFNMAPLASSMLKSVDWLTPDDIKLFAICNVALTIPARIIVGMALDRFGPRRVFSVLMVLMSIPALVFAFGNSMTQLLVARLVLSSVGASFVVGIHMTALWFKPKHIGFAEGFYAGWGNFGSAAAAMTLPTIALTWYGGPEGWRWAIAQSAIVMAAYGVFYWFAITDGPDAKAHRKARKAMAMEVSSWADMIKLILWTIPLVGVLGILVWRIQNLGYLSTTGATIAYLVIAAVVLYQVVQILRVNVPILKKGVPEDDKYSFNSVAALNSTYFANFGAELAVVSMLPMFFEQTWGLTAAAAGLIASSFAFVNLVARPMGGLVSDRLGNRRFVMLSYMFGIGIGFVLMGLLNAKWPLVIAIAITIFTSFFVQGAEGATFGIIPSIKRRITGQISGMAGAYGNVGAVVYLTIFTFVTPTQFFFIIATGAFLSWLICLVWLKEPEGAFDEEYYVSSVDRMIEEQELAAARAKPQQG
- a CDS encoding DUF4870 family protein; translation: MTSNSATFPPSAAQADERGTKLAAVIYILFLGSVLAVVTAPVGVLLAHLRRRHVADWVATHLQFQIRTFWLGIVGAAIFLAAWHVLGLVGASAWAPWALGYAFFTACLIWMVGRCGVGIHRLMAGRPIDAPRSLWLGGARVSLHD
- a CDS encoding universal stress protein, translating into MKVMIAYDGSRNAKLALAQTVSLFRCNAPTLILVGVAENPGDATDANETLFQQEYEEMKAALKEGAEFAHQEGFEVDWVLAEGDARKMLLQATQKHQPDVLVIARHSSKPDGGIIAQSLSYFVDELDYMTFGKVSSFLARRVECPLLILPSP
- a CDS encoding histidine kinase is translated as MKLLQRSLVARIVASLLAISTMALISIVVTMAVAGGSRGDAAAINVAGSLRMNTYQIVAALQRYERLPSMEHQAAVHVLKRRFEERLESDELTGAIPVSEAHELRRQYRLVLSRWHNELAPEVNEAVDSRSVNIESLNRTLDGLVSEIDQMVSQLEQNTEAKIRLLSALQILFLGLTAVVVAIALYDIRHNLVAPLRQLMVLAGEAARHNFSVRTRLKGADELALLGRTFDTMAEELGTSYADLEERVKRKTRELERSSQVMQVLHDGSRWLYGGGNDLCASAAPMLRQVETLLEIGPIRLLLNDPHDDRPVPILATHAARRPGYCRDHDCHACLIAPRPMRLSDTEEGDCVLLPVSVGDEMLGTLEIWYPKEQPLSDSVRRLLNALADQLATAVYLQRRIEEEQQVSLMNERTIIARELHDSLAQSLSYLKMQVARLERMQAKDAPREAQAAVFDELRTGLNSAYRQLRELLTTFRLKLEGPGLQTALLQTTEEFAERMGAPVEMHYDVPPHLLNPNEEIHVLQIAREALSNTHKHAQAHWAAVTVNFHHARITLRIEDDGIGLADSDSPPMHYGLVIMRDRAHTLGGELKLSNRATGGTCIEVTFTPQTARLITRQPATDSLLHDQGN
- a CDS encoding cytochrome c oxidase subunit 3 family protein, yielding MTDASPARPLPNPGWGPLSALPGNPLMWVLILSEVVVFTAFFALYAWQRAGDVAGFNAAQQNLDPLMGGLNTLVLLTSGLCVALAVEAISAGGRRRARQWLAASMGLGVLFCVIKLVEYAGKFSAGITPETHLFFGYYYGLTAFHFAHVLFGLGLLALVSWRTSTENVETAAAFWHMVDLIWILLYPLVYLLR